A stretch of Helicobacter pylori DNA encodes these proteins:
- a CDS encoding flagellin B: MSFRINTNIAALTSHAVGVQNNRDLSSSLEKLSSGLRINKAADDSSGMAIADSLRSQSANLGQAIRNANDAIGMVQTADKAMDEQIKILDTIKTKAVQAAQDGQTLESRRALQSDIQRLLEELDNIANTTSFNGQQMLSGSFSNKEFQIGAYSNTTVKASIGSTSSDKIGHVRMETSSFSGAGMLASAAAQNLTEVGLNFKQVNGVNDYKIETVRISTSAGTGIGALSEIINRFSNTLGVRASYNVMATGGTPVQSGTVRELTINGVEIGTVNDVHKNDADGRLTNAINSVKDRTGVEASLDIQGRINLHSIDGRAISVHAASASGQVFGGGNFAGISGTQHAVIGRLTLTRTDARDIIVSGVNFSHVGFHSAQGVAEYTVNLRAVRGIFDANVASAAGANANGAQAETNSQGIGAGVTSLKGAMIVMDMADSARTQLDKIRSDMGSVQMELVTTINNISVTQVNVKAAESQIRDVDFAEESANFSKYNILAQSGSFAMAQANAVQQNVLRLLQ; encoded by the coding sequence ATGAGTTTTAGGATAAATACCAATATCGCCGCTTTAACTTCTCATGCGGTAGGGGTTCAAAACAACAGAGACCTTTCAAGCTCGCTTGAAAAGTTAAGCTCAGGGCTTAGGATCAATAAAGCCGCTGATGATTCTAGTGGGATGGCGATCGCTGATAGCTTAAGGAGTCAAAGCGCGAATTTGGGTCAAGCGATCCGCAATGCTAATGACGCTATTGGTATGGTTCAAACCGCAGATAAAGCGATGGATGAGCAAATCAAAATCTTAGACACCATTAAAACCAAAGCCGTTCAAGCCGCTCAAGATGGGCAAACTTTAGAAAGCCGAAGAGCGCTCCAAAGCGATATTCAAAGGTTGTTAGAAGAACTAGACAATATCGCTAACACCACAAGCTTTAACGGCCAACAAATGCTTTCAGGAAGTTTTTCTAACAAAGAATTTCAAATTGGCGCGTATTCTAACACCACGGTTAAAGCGTCCATTGGCTCAACGAGCTCAGATAAGATTGGGCATGTGCGCATGGAAACCTCTTCTTTTAGCGGTGCAGGCATGCTCGCTAGCGCAGCGGCGCAAAACTTGACTGAAGTGGGATTGAATTTCAAACAAGTCAATGGCGTGAACGATTATAAGATTGAAACCGTGCGCATTTCTACAAGCGCTGGCACTGGGATTGGGGCGTTAAGCGAGATCATCAATCGCTTTTCTAACACCTTAGGCGTTAGGGCTTCTTATAATGTCATGGCTACCGGCGGCACTCCCGTGCAATCAGGAACCGTTAGGGAGCTCACCATTAATGGCGTAGAAATTGGAACCGTGAATGATGTGCATAAAAACGACGCTGACGGGAGGTTGACTAATGCGATCAACTCCGTCAAAGACAGGACCGGTGTGGAAGCGAGCTTGGATATTCAAGGGCGCATTAATTTGCACTCCATTGATGGGCGCGCAATATCAGTGCATGCAGCGAGCGCGAGCGGTCAGGTTTTTGGGGGAGGGAATTTTGCAGGGATTTCTGGGACACAGCATGCGGTGATTGGGCGCTTAACCTTAACTAGAACCGACGCCAGAGACATCATTGTGAGCGGTGTGAATTTTAGCCATGTGGGCTTTCATTCCGCTCAAGGGGTGGCAGAATACACCGTGAATTTGAGAGCGGTTAGGGGTATTTTTGATGCGAATGTGGCTTCAGCAGCCGGAGCGAACGCTAATGGTGCGCAAGCGGAGACCAATTCTCAAGGTATAGGGGCTGGGGTAACAAGCCTTAAAGGGGCGATGATTGTGATGGACATGGCGGATTCAGCGCGCACGCAATTAGACAAGATCCGCTCGGATATGGGTTCGGTGCAAATGGAATTGGTTACCACCATTAATAATATTTCTGTAACCCAAGTGAATGTTAAAGCGGCTGAATCTCAGATCAGAGACGTGGATTTTGCTGAAGAGAGCGCGAACTTTTCTAAATACAATATTTTGGCGCAAAGCGGGAGTTTTGCTATGGCGCAAGCGAATGCGGTGCAACAGAATGTCTTAAGGCTTTTACAATAA
- a CDS encoding motility associated factor glycosyltransferase family protein, giving the protein MDIYQKNLQALFKKDPLLFAKLKAIKENKKYEVFLGNDSANFNLLDKETNTPLFEKSPLDSSLELYKNSEIYMLYPYLYYFGLGNGVFYRLLLGNGNLKRLVVIEPEIEIIFIVLNLLDFSTEILENRLILLHASFCNYNMIASLFDMDKKSRLYARMYDLKLFNAYYERYSHQMIEINQHFTRALEHGAISVGNDAKDALIGIKQHAANLPEVIKSPSLVDFVNALKNRDTAIIVSTGPSLNKQLPLLKEIAPYATLFCIDASFPILARAGIKPDIVLSLERVDLTAKFYEETPLDFQEGVIFALTSIVHKRLIQAIKKGVKQFSFRPFGYTNLFDLHQYGYVGIGMSAANMAYELVVHSRFKRCVFIGQDLSFSQSGNSHASGAIYGDREIKPKKDKDKIFIEKYGGNGEVETTLVWKLFLEFFEKDIFNTPYKLEVINATEGGARIKGTKEMPFKEVCERIDKSKPKPPINLIYPTRSEQDKNLKIAKQKCEEIIKYANEKKTQVEETFLKVAEFLEKVEKLHEEKKLEELDFKELENLSAEIDNIKELFDDKRFNSYFMDAIQSYIFHQELHIAEIVCKKTNNEDELRAKQLEYIYAHKYWLFSLAGGMDCVIEAIKMALKEW; this is encoded by the coding sequence ATGGATATTTATCAAAAAAACTTGCAAGCTCTTTTCAAAAAAGACCCTCTCTTATTCGCAAAGCTCAAAGCCATTAAAGAAAACAAAAAATACGAAGTGTTTTTAGGGAATGATAGCGCGAATTTCAATCTCTTAGATAAAGAAACAAACACGCCCTTATTTGAAAAAAGCCCGCTAGATTCAAGCTTAGAGCTATACAAAAATAGCGAAATTTACATGCTTTATCCTTATTTGTATTATTTTGGCTTGGGTAATGGGGTATTTTATCGCTTGCTTTTAGGTAATGGCAATTTAAAACGCTTGGTGGTCATTGAGCCTGAAATAGAAATTATTTTCATTGTGTTGAATCTTTTGGATTTTTCCACTGAGATTTTAGAAAATCGTTTGATTTTGTTGCATGCAAGTTTTTGCAATTACAACATGATCGCTTCATTGTTTGATATGGATAAAAAGTCTCGTTTATACGCAAGAATGTATGATTTAAAACTTTTTAACGCTTATTATGAACGATACTCCCATCAAATGATAGAAATCAACCAGCATTTCACGCGCGCTTTAGAGCATGGCGCTATTAGCGTAGGCAATGACGCTAAAGACGCGCTCATAGGCATCAAACAGCATGCCGCTAATTTGCCTGAAGTCATCAAAAGCCCTAGTTTGGTGGATTTTGTGAACGCTTTAAAAAACAGAGACACCGCTATTATCGTTTCAACCGGGCCTAGTTTAAATAAGCAACTCCCCCTTTTAAAAGAAATCGCTCCTTATGCGACGCTTTTTTGCATAGACGCTTCTTTCCCTATTCTAGCCAGAGCCGGTATCAAGCCTGATATTGTGCTGTCTTTAGAAAGGGTGGATTTAACGGCGAAATTCTACGAAGAAACCCCCTTAGATTTTCAAGAAGGCGTTATTTTTGCTCTGACTTCCATTGTGCATAAACGATTGATTCAAGCGATTAAAAAGGGGGTTAAGCAATTCAGTTTCCGCCCCTTTGGCTATACCAACCTTTTTGATTTGCACCAGTATGGTTATGTGGGCATAGGCATGAGCGCAGCGAACATGGCGTATGAATTAGTGGTGCATTCTCGTTTCAAAAGGTGCGTGTTTATCGGGCAAGATTTGAGCTTTTCACAAAGCGGTAACAGCCACGCTAGTGGGGCGATTTATGGCGATAGAGAGATCAAGCCTAAAAAGGATAAAGACAAGATCTTTATAGAAAAATATGGGGGTAATGGGGAAGTAGAGACCACTTTAGTGTGGAAACTTTTCTTAGAATTTTTTGAAAAAGATATTTTCAACACGCCCTATAAATTAGAAGTCATTAACGCTACTGAAGGGGGGGCTAGGATTAAAGGGACTAAAGAAATGCCCTTTAAAGAAGTGTGTGAAAGAATAGATAAATCCAAGCCAAAGCCTCCTATCAATCTTATTTATCCCACCCGATCAGAGCAAGATAAAAATTTAAAGATTGCCAAGCAAAAATGCGAAGAAATCATCAAATACGCCAATGAGAAAAAAACGCAAGTTGAAGAAACGTTTTTAAAGGTGGCAGAGTTTTTAGAAAAAGTGGAAAAGCTTCATGAAGAAAAAAAATTAGAAGAGTTGGATTTTAAGGAATTAGAAAATTTGAGCGCTGAAATTGATAATATTAAAGAGCTTTTTGACGACAAGCGATTCAATTCGTATTTTATGGATGCGATACAATCTTACATCTTCCACCAGGAATTGCACATCGCTGAAATCGTGTGTAAAAAAACGAATAATGAAGACGAATTAAGGGCTAAGCAATTAGAATACATTTACGCACACAAATACTGGCTTTTTAGTTTAGCGGGTGGGATGGATTGCGTGATAGAAGCGATCAAAATGGCTTTGAAGGAATGGTAA